GCTTATTTATGATGTACAGATCTCCGATGATGCTGACGTAAAAATAATAATGACCCTTACCACTCCAAACTGCCCGGTGGCAGAAACACTTCCTCAGGAAGTAAAAGATAAAGTAGCAGAAGTAGAACATGTAAAAAGTGTTGACTTAGAACTTACTTTTGAACCGAGCTGGAATAAGGATATGATGAGCGAAGAAGCAAAATTTGAATTGGGAATGCTATAAACCTTAAGCATTTTCTACTCAGATAAAATTAATATTACTAACTATTTATTCAGTAATTATGGCAAAAAAGATAGGAGCAATACTCCTTGCTTTCTTAGGTATATATATGCTTTATCTGGGATCTAAAATGCAGGCTCAGCCTCCTTTTATAACCGGCATAGGGTTTATCATTATCTCACTGCTGCAATTGGGTAAAAAGTAATATGAAAATATAAAAGGATGTCATGATATGACATCCTTTTTTGTATTGTTAAACCTCAAATTCAGGGTTGCTCTTACACTTCTTTTGCGATTGTTTTTCCTTCTCTCCTGCTCCATTCACTCCATGAACCTACATAAAGATTAGGGATTTTTAACCCCGCATAAGCTAATGCTAAAATAGTATGACATGCCGTAACTCCTGAACCACAGTGAACAATCAGGTTCCCAGGTCTATTTTCCAGTAATCGGCTATATTTTTCCTTAAGAACTTCAGGGCTCAGGAAGAATCCATTTTCATCCAGATTTTCAGAAAAAGGAATATTGATTGCCCCCGGAATATGTCCTGCAACCAGGTCAATAGGTTCAGATTCCCCTCTGTACCGGTAAGCATCTCTTACATCAACAACGGTGGAAACATTGCTTTTTAATTCATTTTCAACGTCTTCCAAACTTGAAATAGGAAGAGTCCAATTTTCTTTTTTTATCGTTGGAGCTTTTTCAAAAGTCTCTTTTCCTGATGAAAGTTCTATCGCGTTCTTTTCAGCAGCCTGGATTCCGCCATCCAAAACCTGTATGTTTTCAAAACCAAAGGATCTGAGCATCCACCATGCTCTGGCAGCAGCATTTGAACCGTTTTTATCATCATATACAACAACATGAGAATTTTCAGCTATTCCAAGGTCGGATAATGTTTCTGCAAATTTTTCTGGTGTTGGAAGCGGATGTCTTCCTCCAAAAGCAGCATCTGGTCCTATTTCAGCCAGATCTTTATCCAAATCAATGAACCTTGCTCCTTTGATATGCTTTTCAAGATAGTTTTGTTGTACATCTTTCCCTACTCTTGCATCAAGAATGATGAGGTTTTCCGTTGGAAGTTTTTTTAAATCAGAGGGTGAAACTATTGGAGACATTGTGTTGATTTTAGGTTATTGTAATAAAGTTTGGGCCAAAGCCAATGGATTAATGAATATAGTAAAGCGGACTAAAGTCCGCTCCTGTTTATATTTTGATTTCAAGCAGATCCTCATTTTCCAGTGTCTTATCTGCGTAATTTGCTATATCTGCCAGAGATTCTAAGTCATTTTAAAAATGAAAAATATCCTTAGCCTTATTATAAGAGCTTTCAAAGTTTAAAAGATTCAGCTTGTGATCTGCTTTTTCAACACTCATAAAATTAATCACCTGTTCTGTAGGCATATTTCCTACCAGATCATCTTTTGCCATAGGACATCCGCCAATTCCTTTGATGGCACTGTCAAATCTTCTGCAACCTTGATCATAAGCTGCC
This Chryseobacterium sp. G0162 DNA region includes the following protein-coding sequences:
- a CDS encoding SUF system Fe-S cluster assembly protein, giving the protein MKFTDDQIADIGEEIISVLKTVYDPEIPVDIYELGLIYDVQISDDADVKIIMTLTTPNCPVAETLPQEVKDKVAEVEHVKSVDLELTFEPSWNKDMMSEEAKFELGML
- a CDS encoding sulfurtransferase, which codes for MSPIVSPSDLKKLPTENLIILDARVGKDVQQNYLEKHIKGARFIDLDKDLAEIGPDAAFGGRHPLPTPEKFAETLSDLGIAENSHVVVYDDKNGSNAAARAWWMLRSFGFENIQVLDGGIQAAEKNAIELSSGKETFEKAPTIKKENWTLPISSLEDVENELKSNVSTVVDVRDAYRYRGESEPIDLVAGHIPGAINIPFSENLDENGFFLSPEVLKEKYSRLLENRPGNLIVHCGSGVTACHTILALAYAGLKIPNLYVGSWSEWSRREGKTIAKEV